The following proteins are co-located in the Lagenorhynchus albirostris chromosome 2, mLagAlb1.1, whole genome shotgun sequence genome:
- the CORT gene encoding LOW QUALITY PROTEIN: cortistatin (The sequence of the model RefSeq protein was modified relative to this genomic sequence to represent the inferred CDS: inserted 2 bases in 1 codon; deleted 1 base in 1 codon; substituted 1 base at 1 genomic stop codon): MRYCVPLVTAPMAYASLLECEGRGGTGFRQAYIQKHSCRLSLKXPPGSKEETQVHNTLISGLPSRVSRRRAGEKCQSAXEDAAAPLPAAAALPLEGGLAGRDSGHIQEVAEIKKNSLLTFLAWWYEWASQARAVSFLGGEAREVSKRQEVLPLQQSTCRDETPCKNFYWKTFSSCK; this comes from the exons ATGCGGTACTGTGTTCCTTTAGTCACGGCTCCCATG GCTTATGCGTCACTGCTTGAGTGTGAAGGAAGAGGGGGTACAGGCTTTAGACAGGCATATATACAAAAACACAGCTGCAGGTTGAGCTTAAAATAACCCCCTGGT TCCAAAGAAGAGACCCAAGTCCACAACACACTGATTTCGGGGCTGCCAAGCAGGGTGAGCCGCCGCAGGGCTGGAGAGAAGTGCCAGTCAGC TGAGGATGCTGCCGCCCCTCTGCCTGCCGCCGCTGCCCTTCCCCTGGAGGGCGGCCTCGCCGGCCGTGACAGTGGG catatacaGGAAGtggcagaaataaagaaaaacagcctGTTGACTTTCCTTGCGTGGTGGTATGAGTgggcctcccaggccagggcagtgTCCTTTTTAGGAGGGGAAGCCAGGGAGGTGTCCAAACGGCAGGAAGTCCTGCCCCTCCAACAGTCCACTTGCCGAGATGAAACGCCCTGCAAGAATTTCTACTGGAAGACCTTCTCCTCCTGCAAATAA